From the genome of Triticum aestivum cultivar Chinese Spring chromosome 3B, IWGSC CS RefSeq v2.1, whole genome shotgun sequence, one region includes:
- the LOC123072249 gene encoding F-box/FBD/LRR-repeat protein At1g13570 isoform X5 — translation MDDQQLLLGISRSDMLARIERCGRDPAMLDLGSNMLLHFAYEYLPDPPVSPTAPLSLAGASWVPDGVDRISRLPEVLLRDIISRLPAKDAARTAALASRWRPLWRSAPLALVDSHLLPDGGASGPLIIGAASPRAVTAAVSSALAAHPGPFRCVHLTCSTMDEHRGEMARWIDILVAKGVQDLVFVNRPWPVDLRLPATLFSCASLTRLYLGVWTLPGTAAVPRGASFPNLRELGLCMTVMEDHALAFLLERSPVLEFLLIMWSQTGARLRLVSHSLRCLQLGYTHLEDIEVVDAPRLERLFLRNVSLPGTGKFTINSPSRIKIGGAPNLRVLGYIQAGQTELGISNTDIAGSKENIVPSVQILAIEVQFGVRNAVKKVPGFLRCFPNLETLHVHSPRISEKSTGKVNLKFWQEGGPMKCVVQSMKKVFFYEFQGSRSEVAFLRFIAERGRVLELMVVVVAKACFSSVDDDVNVKLKPLTGAKWNSKACKLQIIESPRTDVAGPLCRHKIASDFGWADPFDLRYYKEERISVS, via the exons ATGGACGACCAGCAGCTGCTCCTTGGCATCTCCAGGAGCGATATGCTCGCCAGAATAGAGCGTTGCGGCCGGGATCCTGCGATGCTGGACCTCGGCTCAAACATGCTGCTCCACTTCGCCTACGAGTACCTCCCTGACCCGCCCGTCTCCCCCACCGCGCCCCTCTCGCTCGCCGGCGCGTCCTGGGTACCCGACGGCGTCGACCGCATCAGCCGCCTCCCCGAAGTGCTCCTCCGCGACATCATCTCCCGCCTCCCTGCCAAGGACGCCGCGCGCACCGCCGCCCTCGCCTCGCGCTGGCGCCCGCTCTGGCGGTCGGCGCCCCTTGCTCTTGTCGACAGCCATCTGCTTCCGGACGGCGGCGCCTCCGGGCCGCTCATCATTGGCGCTGCCTCTCCTCGCGCCGTCACCGCCGCGGTGTCCAGCGCCCTCGCGGCCCACCCGGGGCCCTTCCGCTGCGTCCACCTCACCTGCAGCACCATGGACGAGCACCGAGGCGAGATGGCGCGCTGGATCGACATCCTCGTCGCCAAGGGGGTCCAAGATCTCGTCTTTGTCAACCGCCCTTGGCCGGTGGACCTGCGCCTCCCCGCCACGCTCTTCAGCTGCGCCTCCCTCACCCGCCTCTATCTCGGCGTCTGGACACTTCCAGGCACCGCCGCCGTGCCGCGCGGCGCCAGCTTCCCCAATCTCCGGGAGCTCGGCCTGTGCATGACTGTCATGGAGGACCATGCTCTGGCCTTCTTGCTCGAAAGAAGCCCCGTCCTGGAGTTCCTCCTCATCATGTGGAGCCAGACCGGAGCGCGCCTCCGACTCGTCAGCCACAGCCTGCGGTGTCTTCAGCTGGGCTATACCCACTTGGAGGACATCGAAGTGGTGGATGCCCCTCGCCTGGAGAGGCTCTTCCTGCGAAATGTATCCTTGCCTGGAACCGGCAAGTTCACCATAAACAGCCCTTCCAGGATCAAGATTGGCGGTGCACCCAACCTGCGTGTGCTGGGATACATTCAGGCAGGACAGACAGAGCTGGGGATTAGCAACACCGACATC GCTGGGAGCAAGGAGAACATTGTCCCTAGTGTCCAGATTTTGGCCATAGAGGTGCAGTTTGGTGTCCGCAATGCTGTAAAGAAAGTGCCCGGCTTTCTCAGATGCTTCCCCAACCTGGAGACGCTCCATGTCCAT TCCCCCCGCATATCTGAAAAGTCCACCGGCAAGGTCAATCTGAAGTTCTGGCAGGAGGGCGGTCCCATGAAATGCGTGGTGCAGAGCATGAAGAAGGTGTTCTTCTACGAGTTCCAAGGGTCGAGAAGCGAGGTTGCTTTCCTCAGGTTCATTGCGGAGAGAGGTCGGGTGCTGGAGCTGATGGTGGTCGTGGTGGCCAAGGCATGTTTCTCCTCGGTGGATGATGATGTGAATGTGAAGCTGAAGCCTCTGACGGGTGCGAAATGGAACAGCAAAGCTTGCAAACTACAGATCATCGAGAGCCCACGCACTGATGTCGCAGGTCCACTCTGCAGGCACAAGATAGCTTCTGATTTTGGGTGGGCTGACCCTTTCGACCTCAGGTACTACAAAGAAGAAAGGATCTCTGTAAGTTAG
- the LOC123072249 gene encoding F-box/FBD/LRR-repeat protein At1g78750 isoform X3 — MDDQQLLLGISRSDMLARIERCGRDPAMLDLGSNMLLHFAYEYLPDPPVSPTAPLSLAGASWVPDGVDRISRLPEVLLRDIISRLPAKDAARTAALASRWRPLWRSAPLALVDSHLLPDGGASGPLIIGAASPRAVTAAVSSALAAHPGPFRCVHLTCSTMDEHRGEMARWIDILVAKGVQDLVFVNRPWPVDLRLPATLFSCASLTRLYLGVWTLPGTAAVPRGASFPNLRELGLCMTVMEDHALAFLLERSPVLEFLLIMWSQTGARLRLVSHSLRCLQLGYTHLEDIEVVDAPRLERLFLRNVSLPGTGKFTINSPSRIKIGGAPNLRVLGYIQAGQTELGISNTDIVAGSKENIVPSVQILAIEVQFGVRNAVKKVPGFLRCFPNLETLHVHSPRISEKSTGKVNLKFWQEGGPMKCVVQSMKKVFFYEFQGSRSEVAFLRFIAERGRVLELMVVVVAKACFSSVDDDVNVKLKPLTGAKWNSKACKLQIIESPRTDVAGPLCRHKIASDFGWADPFDLRYYKEERISVS; from the exons ATGGACGACCAGCAGCTGCTCCTTGGCATCTCCAGGAGCGATATGCTCGCCAGAATAGAGCGTTGCGGCCGGGATCCTGCGATGCTGGACCTCGGCTCAAACATGCTGCTCCACTTCGCCTACGAGTACCTCCCTGACCCGCCCGTCTCCCCCACCGCGCCCCTCTCGCTCGCCGGCGCGTCCTGGGTACCCGACGGCGTCGACCGCATCAGCCGCCTCCCCGAAGTGCTCCTCCGCGACATCATCTCCCGCCTCCCTGCCAAGGACGCCGCGCGCACCGCCGCCCTCGCCTCGCGCTGGCGCCCGCTCTGGCGGTCGGCGCCCCTTGCTCTTGTCGACAGCCATCTGCTTCCGGACGGCGGCGCCTCCGGGCCGCTCATCATTGGCGCTGCCTCTCCTCGCGCCGTCACCGCCGCGGTGTCCAGCGCCCTCGCGGCCCACCCGGGGCCCTTCCGCTGCGTCCACCTCACCTGCAGCACCATGGACGAGCACCGAGGCGAGATGGCGCGCTGGATCGACATCCTCGTCGCCAAGGGGGTCCAAGATCTCGTCTTTGTCAACCGCCCTTGGCCGGTGGACCTGCGCCTCCCCGCCACGCTCTTCAGCTGCGCCTCCCTCACCCGCCTCTATCTCGGCGTCTGGACACTTCCAGGCACCGCCGCCGTGCCGCGCGGCGCCAGCTTCCCCAATCTCCGGGAGCTCGGCCTGTGCATGACTGTCATGGAGGACCATGCTCTGGCCTTCTTGCTCGAAAGAAGCCCCGTCCTGGAGTTCCTCCTCATCATGTGGAGCCAGACCGGAGCGCGCCTCCGACTCGTCAGCCACAGCCTGCGGTGTCTTCAGCTGGGCTATACCCACTTGGAGGACATCGAAGTGGTGGATGCCCCTCGCCTGGAGAGGCTCTTCCTGCGAAATGTATCCTTGCCTGGAACCGGCAAGTTCACCATAAACAGCCCTTCCAGGATCAAGATTGGCGGTGCACCCAACCTGCGTGTGCTGGGATACATTCAGGCAGGACAGACAGAGCTGGGGATTAGCAACACCGACATCGTG GCTGGGAGCAAGGAGAACATTGTCCCTAGTGTCCAGATTTTGGCCATAGAGGTGCAGTTTGGTGTCCGCAATGCTGTAAAGAAAGTGCCCGGCTTTCTCAGATGCTTCCCCAACCTGGAGACGCTCCATGTCCAT TCCCCCCGCATATCTGAAAAGTCCACCGGCAAGGTCAATCTGAAGTTCTGGCAGGAGGGCGGTCCCATGAAATGCGTGGTGCAGAGCATGAAGAAGGTGTTCTTCTACGAGTTCCAAGGGTCGAGAAGCGAGGTTGCTTTCCTCAGGTTCATTGCGGAGAGAGGTCGGGTGCTGGAGCTGATGGTGGTCGTGGTGGCCAAGGCATGTTTCTCCTCGGTGGATGATGATGTGAATGTGAAGCTGAAGCCTCTGACGGGTGCGAAATGGAACAGCAAAGCTTGCAAACTACAGATCATCGAGAGCCCACGCACTGATGTCGCAGGTCCACTCTGCAGGCACAAGATAGCTTCTGATTTTGGGTGGGCTGACCCTTTCGACCTCAGGTACTACAAAGAAGAAAGGATCTCTGTAAGTTAG